ATCGAAAGATGCTTTCTCTAATTTGGCAAAAATAAATGTGTTATGAAAGTTGGGTAGTCCAGAAAAACTAACATCTCCGTTTACTTTTGTATAATCTTTTAGTTTAAGCTCTAGATCTTTTAGTTTAAGGTTCGCAATAGGACCTTTTACATTACCTGAAAACTGAATCTTTTCGTCCATTCCTTTTATGCTAGGAACAAAGAAAGATATATCCTTTAGTGAGATTGAAGATTTGTTAATTTTAAATTTAAAAGGATGTTTATCCAAAGCCAAAATAGAAGTATCTTTTTTTGTTTTCATCATAAAATCACTTGCATCAATCTTAGAAAGAGCTGTTTCAAGAGAAAAGTGATTAAATGCAATATGTTCAGAAGTCAATTCAACATCAATATTAAATTTGCTTATTTTAATTGAATGATCTTCTTTCAGCTTTAGTTCATGGACCTTTAAATATAAACTGGAATCCTTTTTTTCTGTTTCGAGATCAACGGTTATATCTTTAAAATTAAGATGATTAATGTCGAAGGCCTCCTCTATAACTTTTGTGTTGTCATCATTATTCCTTATTTGTGCATTTTCAATACGTACATGATCTAATCTAAATTGCCATGGTGATTGAGTTGATGTCGTATCGCTGCTTTTTAATGAATCTAATAAAAACTGATAGTTGTAATTTGAAGCATCTTTATATCTACGCGAATTCACAAGAGTAGATTCAAGAAGTATTTTGTTTGAATAGAGTTGTTGTTTGGCAAAATCGATAGAATCAATTTTAACTACCAACGCTTTTGCATAGATCAGCGTATCCTGTTTTTGATCTTTGATTAGAAAATCTTTTAATACAAGAGAGCTTAGTGGTCTAATGTCCACTTTTGAAATAGAGATCTCTGTACCTAATTCTTGAGATAGGTCATCAGTGATCGATTGGACTATTAGAGTTTGAACACGACTACTTAATAATGCAATGTAACATCCACATAAAGTGATTATTAGCATCAAGAAGACTAGTAGTACTATTTTACCTATTTTTTTAATAACTTTGAGTTTTTAAAAAGAAAACAATTCATAACGGGGATACCATTAACAAAAATCGTAATTTTTTGCACACGTTCATAAAAAGATGCAAAAAAAATAGCATGAAATAAGGTTTTCTTTCGTTTGTTGTCGAATATAGAAGTCAGTATGGAAAAGGATATTATAATTTTAGGTATTGAATCGTCTTGTGACGATACATCTGCTGCGGTAGTAAAGAATGGCGTGATTCAAAGTAATGAAGTTGCTGGACAGAAATGTCATGAGTTATATGGAGGGGTTGTTCCAGAGTTAGCTTCTAGAGCACATCAACAAAATATTATCCCTGTGGTAGACCTTGCTTTAAAAAATGCAGGTATTACAGTGGACCAGCTCTCGGCAATAGCATTTACTAGAGGTCCAGGTCTATTAGGTTCATTATTAGTTGGAACTTCTTTTGCTAAAGGGCTCTCCTTGTCCGCAAATGTTCCATTGATTGACGTAAACCATCTTCAGGGACATGTTCTTGCACATTTTATTCAAGAAGAGGTGGGGGATAAGAAGATGCCCACTTTCCCTTTTCTATGCCTATTAGTTTCTGGTGGAAACTCTCAGATTATTAGAGTCGATGACTATTTATCGATGGAAGTCCTTGGACAAACCATTGATGATGCTGCAGGTGAGGCTTTTGACAAATGTGCCAAAGTTATGGGTTTACCTTATCCAGGTGGTCCTCTAGTTGATAAGTATGCAGCGTTGGGAAATCCAGAAGCTTTTAAATTTTCGAAACCAAGGGTAAAAGAGTATGATTATTCCTTCTCAGGACTAAAGACTAGTT
The Prolixibacteraceae bacterium DNA segment above includes these coding regions:
- the tsaD gene encoding tRNA (adenosine(37)-N6)-threonylcarbamoyltransferase complex transferase subunit TsaD, which gives rise to MEKDIIILGIESSCDDTSAAVVKNGVIQSNEVAGQKCHELYGGVVPELASRAHQQNIIPVVDLALKNAGITVDQLSAIAFTRGPGLLGSLLVGTSFAKGLSLSANVPLIDVNHLQGHVLAHFIQEEVGDKKMPTFPFLCLLVSGGNSQIIRVDDYLSMEVLGQTIDDAAGEAFDKCAKVMGLPYPGGPLVDKYAALGNPEAFKFSKPRVKEYDYSFSGLKTSFLYFLRDRVKEDPDFIENNRNDICASLQKTIIDILLDKLRKAAKDTGINDVSIAGGVSANKGLRAALTNDAERYGWNLFIPPFSFTTDNAAMIAITGYYKFLNKDFIGHDAAPYSRVTFDK